The following nucleotide sequence is from Falco naumanni isolate bFalNau1 chromosome 6, bFalNau1.pat, whole genome shotgun sequence.
aaaatactgaattttgcccccacccccgcctcgAACTTTTACTCTCATACATAACTTCCATCAAAATGAATTGTCTCCTTAAACACACATCAGAGAATTGCACGTGTGCATCCTTTATCTGTGCTTTCTCACAAATGGCTGCCCTGCAAGCCCTATGGAGTTGTGCATATGATTCAAAGAAGTAGTTGATAAACCAGCAGGACAAAAAGGTCCTCTGATGCCCTTCAGTCCTGCAGTACTTACTTTGAACAACATTTCAGCAGCCCCCCGTGGCACGACCCAGAGGCAGTGAAGGTGGGTGGGCATGCCCCAACACGGCAGAAATTTCCCTGGCTCCTGCATTCTGCAGTGTCAGCAAAAATAGGATCTGCAGAACCTGCGGGAAGTGAAAAATGTCAGAATCTCCGTTTTCAGTCTGAAATGATGAAGgagatatatatacatatatatgcaataAATCATGTGTTGGGTTTTTAGGAAGAGTGCCATCATGAGTACTGATGTTCTTGATCCCGTCCACTGCATAGGCCCATCCCAACAGCATCAGATTCTGCCTGTCAGTTGAtggttgcttttttcctcatatGCACACACTTCTGCTTACAAGCCCTTTCATTCTTTGTAGGATTCACTTTGCTTCTCACCTGAAacagcctggaggaggaggaagagaacaGCAAACAGCACATAGAGGATCCTCATGGCTGCCAGTAGTTTGTGAGCTGTGTGCTCCTGCAAAAAGCCTGACAGACTGATGGAAGATGAGGTTAGTTTGAGGAAGGGACTAGGAAAGCCACCTGGTATTTATAGGGCCTGTGGGATTGTGCAAGTTTGACGGCTGAGTGCTTTGTCAATAAGTAACTGCAACGAACCTTCTGGAAAGCAGACTAGTTATCCCCCTTATCGCAGGTTGCAATGAAACGTGCAGTGAACATGTTGCAATCCCCAAGGGTGAATTTCCACTGACCGTGTCCATTGTATAATGTGACCATCAGCCAAGCCCCTCTGAGCTGCACTGATTTGCATGGCTTTTGCAGACCTGCTTCCAACATGGGCATGGGgatggagcaggcagagggctTGGGAGTCAGCCACTGTCACAGTCTGGTCCCAGTGTTGACCCTGGATCCATCACTTACTGACACATGACATTTTGCCTCCATCTCCCCACCCCTGTCACCAGGCAGATGATGtcaaaggcagaggaaagcatTGGGAAAGATTTGCGACATTGCAGCTTTGCTTTGTCACTTTTTAAACAGGTTTCAGAACATCCTCACCCACTGCAAAGGGCTGACACAAAGCTGTCTCCCTCATTTAATTCTCACTTATGTGCCACTCTGagtgctttgcatttttacCAACTTTTGACATCCCCTTTTGTTTCCCCTCACAGTGCCCCAAGGGGTGAGGAGAATGGGCTGGTTCCACTAAGAGTCTTGGCAGGCATAAAGCCTTGAGGTGCAACATTTTCTGAGCTTCACTTCAGAGCACGATCCCCATGGCTGTAAATTTTCTGAGAAGCATTGGTTAGGGGATCAAAGCACTGAAGGGTCTTCCTCATAAACTCTTGGGCTTGTAGATGTCAAATGACTGCAACAGCTTTGCCCCCATGGGAATCCTGCCTTTGCCCAAGTACCATCACACGTCATGAACAGGTTAATCTCTGTCAAAGCCCAGGCGTTTCTGCAGTTCCTAGCTCTGACATTCTGGTTCAGTGGTTTGTTTCCTTATTACCTCGTTTATTATATTTAACTCGGAGTTAATGGTATTTTTGTTCTAAGAATTATTCATAGGATGAAAACGTTACTGATGTTTATGTTTAAGCTACATACTTAAGCTTAAGCAGCTGAGAAAGTAGCAACAGGGTGAGTTACTTGTTTATGCAGTCAATAACAGTAAGATGAACACTGGTTTTCATCTTCCACCCATGAAATCTAATTAACCAGCAAATGCCAAGTGCTCCAGAATGTCCTTTTTTGTACCCTTGCCTTAGAAATTATCTCTTTTTTTGCCAGGAACTCTCCATTTCTAAAGGAGAGGAGAGCTGATTTGTCActcctctcttttctctttcaacaAGCTGTCAGTGGGGCACCTCGAGAAAGAGACCTGACCTGCAAcatgaatgtgaaaaaaacaggaaacaaaccCCTTTCAATTTTATGAAAACCCATTGAAATGTGAATTTCCCCCACCTATCTTTTACATAGGCAGGACGACAGTGTTGTGCTATTTTGCAAAAGGAAGAGTGCTTTTTGAGCACTCATTGCTCCCTAAGGAAGTTCATGGTCAGGAGGAGCATTGTTTTCCCCAAATAACATCAGAATGTAGCATTGGGGAAGGTGGTGATGACTCTTTGCTGTCACACACGGTATGTGAACAAGCCCCGCTTGCTTTCAGGGCTGTACTGTTCCCACCTGTGGAACAGAATAAATCTATTATCAGAGTCAAATTGTTTAAGTTTCAGTGATGCAAATGGCTGTAGCGATTATAGATTTTGCTGAACAACCTTAtttcttgcagaaggaaaacagccttCTAGGAAAGTGAGCAACATATTAAGCCCTGCTAGGACAGGCAGCCTAAAAATGTCATTCAGAGCAACAGGAAAATTCCATGACTTTGGTGCCTAGTAAAACCAGACAAGTCCAAGCTGGTTGCTTAAAACCAGGCCAAACTTGTCTAAAACACCTCAAGAGCAGAACAATTTGTGCAGCGCAGCAGTGGCCTGGGGCTGGAACATGACAGTGTGTGCATGGAGCTGTGTCCCACGGCAGTCAGGCCAGGCAGGAGTCCTGGAGATCTCTGTTGAATATTAACTTCCAGACATGAGCTGGGGACTGAAGGAGTTGTAGGTACCTACCCCAGAGAAATCAAGCTCTCTAagcagagaggtggtggagggACTTCACTTAATAAAACCTTATACAAGAATATTGCAATGCAAGTAAGACATAAAAGATTCCATGAGGATATTGGtagcaaaagagagaaagggaagacaCACATGACACTTAGCAGACctttaattttgcctttgagATCAGGAAGGGATGTGCAGCCTATAATAGTCAAAGCTCCCTTACGGGTGCTCCAGCATCTGAGTGCTGGACTTGGTACAACAGGACTTGGTACAACAGCAAATCTCTGGATGGTCATGAAGGATGCAATATCTCAGAATGGTGTCCGctttatttcttcccatttacTAACAGGAAATTTTGTAAACCTGTAAGGTACGAATAGGTATTTATGCTTTTATGTTTGCAATCCTATTTTGCTAAATTTCGCCCTAGGAGCACACCTTCCCAAAGGTGATATTGCaagcaaaatctgaaatgttGAGTGGGACCAGCCCTGGCAAACATCACTTCATGTTGCTAAAGAAGCGTGCAATGACTGAGTAgatttctctgtcttcttcaAGGcaggtgtttttcttctcttcttcccttcttggTTGACAAACCACCTCCCATAATAGTTCACAACGAGCACCATACAGCTTAACAATTGCTTTTTGCCTCAACACTTTCTCAAAGGTGTTGTCTTAAGCACAACTTAACAGCTAATggctaataaaatatttttttgagtCTAAGAACTATTATACTTTTGAGAATGGTTATTTATAATGGGGTACATGTATTTGGACACTGGTAGGGCTTgattttgccattttaattaTAAGTATACCTTTAAAACCACAATGCATGTTTTTTTAGGAAAGCATATGCTTACATCCCATTAAAACCAAGCTCATGTTAGCATATACTTCAGTATTCTCCTGGCTTTCATAATTATGCCAGAAATCCTTATAATACGTGCAGAGtgatttctgtttgcagtgCTTCATTTTCCATTAGTCACCGGTAAGTTAATTAATTATGTTAATAGTATGTTCTTCAATTGTGCCCTTTGTCCAATGCTTCCAAGACTTATCAAACAAGATAAAAGAACAAAGACTGAAATTCCACATTCATTTTTATCATTATCACCATGTACACACAGGGCAATTTCAACTAACACTTTTGGGTTTTCCCACTTTTGGAGACGGCTAGTCTTCTTGTACGGTTTTCTGTGTGGGAAATCAATGACAATTAAATTTACAGCCCTTTCCTTTGCAATGTAAGTGCTGGCTTGTTTCTCTTCCACAGCTGACTGCAGATGCATGGTGATAAGAGTTGTGTACTCTTTGCACCTCTGCCTGGATAGCCACAGGTGAAGGTGGCATGCAACCTGCTTCTCTATTGCACCTTACATCTCTTGAGACCTAGGCATAACTTTCATAGttcagggaaggagcagctcaGACCTGCTGTCAGTCTGCAAATCCATGTGTTTTCTTGACCACTGCCATGTCCATTCAGTAACTTGTCATCCCATGGGATAGCCTTTGGCATCGTCTCACGAAGGGCACAATGAGAATGGGAACATGAGAGCTGATGTTGCTTCATCCATGGAAATTTGCACTTAGTGGAAATCCTATAATAGATACTCTTTGCTCTTGTGCAAAATAATCCCACATATAACTTTGTCAGTAGGGTGGTTTATGCTATTTCACATGAGCTAACTGGGTGCACAAAGCTCCAAGCAAAGACCACCAGGCACATTTGACATCTTCCATCAGTCCTCACTGTGCTTGTGATAGCTACAATGGTCCTCTATTAGAGaaacttcttaaacttcttAGAGGAAGAGAAGTCCAGCAGAGCAGTTAATCAATCCTGATGTGTGAGAGACTTCCTAGTATCACTGGGAAGGCACAAGAGGAGGCTGGAGAGCCCCTGTGTACATGATGTTCAGGGATGCTGCAATGCTGAGGTCTGGGAACCTGGTCAATTATTACCTGCCTTTGGTTGCTTTGATCGCAATTGCATGCGTCCTCATGTTGCAATCCATACAGTGAGTCAACATTAAACAGACCTTTACATGACAATGCTGAAAATCAGCATTGAGAATGTAATGTCCTCTGTGCCTCTAAAGCCCATTCAAAAGGAAGATTCCTCTGTAGAGATGAGGGCAAAAGGGAATACTAATCAGTGTTTGAGAGGAAGGCTGGGAGGCAGAATCTCCTGTATGTTATGGAGAGAAGTACTTCTCTGGtcctgtgtcctggtttcagctgggatagagttacttttcttcttagtagctggtacaatgctgtgttttggatttagtgtgagaataatattgataatACACCAATgctttagttgttgctaggtagtGCTTACTCTAGATCAAGGACTTTCAGTTCTCCCTGCTCTGGCAGTGCTCTGCTGTTGTTGctgtattttactgtatttcaattattaaatagTTATTATATCAACCCATGAGTTATACTTTtctccagttctcctccccaccccacctggGGGGGTATGGGGGaatgagcaagtggctgtgtgctgctcagttgctggctggggttaaaccacaacatccTTCATGATGAATTTCCTGATCTGCCACACAGCACTAatgctgctgcagtgatgctTTTCCTGGAAGGGGCTGAGGCTTTTATGTGGCTGGTATCATATGAAATAGCACAGAAGCTTTACTTTTTAGGGAATTATTGTGCCGTTCATGAAAAACTAAAACACCAGAAGTGTTTTCATTAGACAGTGGACAGTGtctaaatgcttttttctgtgcagcacCAAAATGTCAACTCCTATGACAAGAcagagagggactttttacaaaggcatATAGCGATAGGAAAAGGGCTAATGCTTTCAAActaaaaaagggtagatttagtctagatattaggaagaaaatcttccctgtgagggcggcgaggcgctggcccaggctgcccagagcagctgtgggtgccccatccctggcagggctcaaggccaggctggacggggctgggggcagcctgggctggggggagggggccctgcccatggcaggggatgggactgggtggtctttaaggtcccttccaacccaaaccattctgtgattctgtgatgtaTCAGGTAGATTTCTGTTGACTTTGGCACCAttatcaacaaaaataaaaccactgaagCTCCATTGGCTTTTGTCAGGTAGGAAGCTGCTAATGCTGCAGCCACAAGAATTATAATAAATACCTAGTTAATTCAATTTACTTAGTTACTTCATTTCTAGCCCTCTGGAACACAGCTCACATCTTCTGAAGTCAGTATCACAGGCAAACCCCAGTTACATAAACCATGACATCATCATGTACGTGATCAGTTTCCAATTAACTGGTCAGTGCGTTGTGTAATGCACGTAGGGGCCGGAGCTGTATGCAGGATTTGCTTCCTACCACCCGATGACCTATGTCTGCTGGGGATGGGAAGAGAAGGGCCAGTGCCTGGCTGGGCCCTAAGAGCTCTTTCCTTGTACCTTCATTCCAAAAATGTTTGCTTgccaatttttaatttttttatttttttcaagacaagtttcaattaattttcttgctgGAGCTGCACCCTTTGTGGGTTGAAAACACCTCAGTATATGACTATACCATTTCCTAGTGGTTAAAGACAGGACTTTAAGGGTCTCCTTGATGTCTGCTATTTCTGTCCCTTAAATATTTCCTTAAGATAAGCATCTATCAGTGAGCCTCTGGGAGCGCCATGAAAATCTGCTGTCTCTCCTGCTTTCATCTCCCCATCCACGGATGGTGTTTCCCCACCGCTCTGGTCCCCATGCTGGGGGATGAGGCTTGGCCCAGTCTTAGCTGGGAGCAGGACTGATACTGCAGCACCTGCACAGGCCAGCCTGAAAGAGTCCctcagaaggaaagggaagccACTGAACTGTTAATTTTTGAACTCCCTTGTTCACAGACACACCAATAGGGTGTAAACCAATCTGATTTTCATCTGCTGAAGTTGACAAAACCTTCAAGGCCATTTGCAGGGACCCAACCCCACAGCAGCTATGAGGGTCACTTCCAGCATAAAGGTCTCCACAGAGCCACCCACAGCTAATAGCTCCTGCTCCCTGGTGCATGACTTTGCTAGGAAACCATACCTTTAATAGCAGCACCTCAACCCCGCCTCCAAAGATGGGATTCCTCCAGGGTAATGAGCCAGACACTGCCAAGAAAATGACCTTTGGAAAGGCCAAGACTGGCTAGCAGCATTAAGAGCTGTGTTTTTCAAGAGTCCTCTGCACACTTTTCATGGCCACATGTTTGCTGGGGGTGTAAAGTGTAAAACATGGTTTTGCTCACCCTTCATCCTCATTGCCAGCCCTTCAGAGGGGCACCATGTATGGTTTTGTGGGTGTTGGTGCAGAGACCATGTGTAAAGGTTTTGTCTTGGTAAGgaattataaaaatacagcaaaaagcCTAACTCCTTTTCAATGTAAAAATGTATCACCTCTTCACAGGCAAGCCCCATGGATCACAGCTCTTCAGGCAGGACCTGCAAGGCAGAACCTCTGGGGTGCCTAGTCATGTCATCTGAAGCTAATTTGGAAGAGGTACATATTTtaaggataatttttttttttttttttggggggggggtgtttctGTTTAACTCCTTCCATTTGGTTGGGCCAGAAGGATAGATGATGAACAGGAAAATTATGATATGCCAGAAGTTATTTTGCCATACCTTCCTGTGCACTGATGGAGTCCGGTTATGGATGACAGTGGGGCCAGTCCAACAGTGGGTGGAAGGAGGTTGCCAGAGGAAGGATGGGAAGGCAAGTTGTGTCAACGATGCAACTAAACAGGATGGGGACCATTCCTAAGGCAACTAAGATGACTGGTCACATCTATGCTGTTAAATCCTTTCACCCTCCAGAACAAGGTGGCTGAATTAAAAGTACCTATTGGGAATGGTTCCTGGCCCATGCCAATCCCCATCTGTGCCCAGGGATAATTTGGGTCAGTGCTCAATGGCCTGGGCCCAAACTGTGCCCAGATTAGCTGGTATTACACAGCCATGATCCTGTACCTCTGCCCCTAGGCTAGTTTACTTGCTTTTTACTAGTTTACTAGTTTACATGATGCTGCTTGAGGGAATTTTGTTATAGATGTTCTCACAGGAGCGAGTAGATAGagcctttctctctcctttccctggaCTCAACTCCTGCCCCAAAACACTCATCAGGTGTGCTGGTATCCTATTTGGACCAAAGCTGTTGCAATCACaccacaaataaataaaatctctggCTTTTCCCCTACAAATTGATTGGCCCTTTTGATTACAACAGTTCTTTATTTGATCAGCCATTTCACTAGTATAAAGAACACACATCTTATGTAGTGATTTAGTCGTAAGAACAGTTTTGAGCACAGGAATATGATTTAAAATCTCAGAAAcataaaggaaggaaggaagcaagcaagcagtGGGACCAAATCCCATTTGGCAGACAGCTCCTGTTCTTACGTAAGTGACAAAATCTCAGGGAAAAGTTcatagaaaggaaagaaaatttcattGATTTTCCATACTCAAAAGACTAAGAAGCAGTTGTTCATGTTCCACTGGCATGAACCTTGTGAAAAGGCTGTGCTGAGAGAACAGCATGGTCATGACATCAGACACCCATGACAAGTGTATTGATAATAGCAAGGTGAGGTCTGCCAGGTCTCCCAGCTCTTTCAGATGGGGGAATTCATGTTACACAGATACACTGCAACTGCATGGCTTTCCCCCTGCCTTTCTTCAGCTCTATAATGTAGGGACATCACCCTGCTGGGGAAATGGATAAACAGTggattttcccctttttcccaatgtaaacatgtaaataaatgGACTGAGACTGCAACAGCGAAATTTTATAGACAGCTCTCCATGCCCCGTTAATCATGCTTTCCCTTGCGCTAGAATTTGGTAGTCCCTGTTGTACCCCACCTCGTACCCAGGAAAGCCCTTCTCTAGTGGGAAGTCACCAATGGGACAGGGAAATAGAGGCACAGAAAGAAGCAAGCagaggaggggacagcagccaAGAATCTGCTGAATCTTAGGGTATTGCATGtgacccagcagcagctgaatttgCCTTGCTGGGTAATTGTGCAACTAGTTGATACTTAGAgcaaatttaaattatttgggaAAGAAGTGGTAGCTGAGCTACTTTGGCACCAGCATCTGTGTGTCTTTTTGTTTCCCGATCAATGAGGAAAATTTGCTCACAATCCTTTTTCTGGCAGTTTGCATATTTGAAAATGATCTGGCAAATTCCCAGGAAAACACCCTGAAAAGGTGGTAAACACACAAACCCATCTCATTTCTGCACTAAGGCAGGGGTGAGCCTTAAATCAAAATAGGGGTAGGGATGAGAGCCACCAGAGACAGGCTTGATCAGAGAAAATGAGGGACACAAACCTTGCAGTTCAGATTTTAATAGACTCCTCCATCACTTCTCCAGCAGCCACTTCATCAGTGATTCAGATACTGAGGGGAAAAGAGGCTGAAGACCTTGCTATTGACACCAGTGCCTAGGAGTTAGCCTCTCTCCACAAACAGGAGGATCTTTATCCTTAAAAAGGTccagcagaacaaaaatgaCCACACCTTGTTCACTAGCAGGGAGATGTGACTTTGCCCTCAACTTAGACACTAAGCCCTGAATCAACAGTGtggagagaaatgaaaacaaaacttcagctTCTAGGGCAGTCGTGGGATTGTGCTAGAAGTGAGCATGGCCCAGGGACACAAGAGTGGCACAGACACTTATACAGCCAGAAAAACATCCTCATTGcctgtttaaatacatttcaagtTTCTATAATCTTTTTCACCAGAGACAGAAAATCCAGAGTGGGATCCTACCTGGTGCTGTGAGCAGGAGTCCCAATTCAGGAGGGTTGGGCTGGTGCTCACAACCTTCATGTCCTCTTCTGGCCTAGCTAGGTGTATGTCAATATTTAGAGTAAACTGCTTTGTAAAACAGATCTCAATAGAGTGATCACAATTTTCCGAGAACTGAATTTTCATTGGAAAACAGTTATATATGAGACAGAATTTTTTACAAGGATTTACAATCTTatggaacatttttaaaactttctccCTGACACTTGCCAGTCTGATATGGCCTCAAAGATTTCTTTGTTTGTGTAGGATAGTGTTTTAACTAGAAAAACTTAGAGGCACTCAAGAttgagaaataatttgtttattaAGTAGCCTACGACAATTTCCCTTGCATGGGAAACTTCAAGTTGTACTGCCTGGTAAACTGTCCCTTTGATTAAACCTCATCCCCAACCAGCTTTTGCTTATATTGCGACTCAAGTCacgctttttttaaaaaaaaaaaaacaaacaactttaaaaagtcttaaaaGTTCAGCCCATTGAAGAGTGAGAatcattttagcattttttatgAAATGTAAAACCTGTTCTCATTGGCTGCAGTGAAAATAATACTTCTAACCAGGAGTATGCCAGAATAATACTTCTTACCAGTTAGCATTCTTTTGACAGTGTGCTAGCACTCCCAGCAAAAGCATCTAGCAACCTGTACTATActgtttggggttggtttttttagctGTGGAAGATCTGCAAAAGGAAATAGGTGAGTTTCTTTCCATTCAGAGAAGTCAAAGGGGCAGAAAATCACATTACAGAGACAAAGAGGTGGTATAAATCTTGCCCCTGGTTCAGCAGTGGTCGCAGCTGAGTGGATGCACTCAGCACATACAGGGGTTGGCATGTTTTTCCCATCTTACAGCTCTGTGCATGTGGTTCACGGTCAAGAGACATCTCCCCTCTGCCTTCGGGTGCTCTCCTTATTTGTTTTAGAAGAGCCAAGAACATCAAACAACGGTGAGGTAGCGACATCTGGAGGGCAGCCACCGATTAAATCTGCTCATTCAACCTACCGGTGACATACCAGGGGTTTTGGGACATGGGACAGGGGCCCCCAGGTCTATGTTCACCAGATAAGTGAGAACGGGAATCACAGAAGGAGCCACATTTAGGTTTTTGGCACAGGGTTAGGAACAGTGGAAGCACCCTGAGGACCTTGCCCTCCTTGGTTTGTCATATTCTTCGGCCTTCTGTCTGTAGCTGTCAGGCAATGTCAGGCTTAGGCCATCCCCAGGGCTCCCTAGAGCTATGATGCCCAGCTGTGGGTTGGTCTGAGCCTAGAGGTTGtctgtttttccctctgtttccaTCACCCAAGACACCTGTGGATGGTGTCAGGCAAGCTATGGGCAGAAAGGGGGTCTTCCAGGGCTGGGCAGTCAGACAGGACAGCCTGTCTCCAGGCAGAATAAGCTCCCTGCCCTCTCAAGCCAGCAGTATTGCCAAAGCCCACATGCAATCCCACCACCCACGAATCCATGGAAATTATCTTTCTGAAACACTCCATCTACCAGATACCCTTAGCCGATCTTCCTCACTGGCTAAACTGCTACATGAGCTTCCGAAGATGTCAGTCCAGTAGTGTGTTCAGATGTCACCATTCAGGTGTTGTCCAAAATATCAGGAATGCTTGAATTCATTTGGGGTGTGAGCTCAAGGCTGCATTGTTAGAAGAGTCCCTGGATTTCTGGGTCAATGCCCTCCTCTGTGTGTAGGATGCAGAACCGTGGGACTTTGCTTCCTCCTAAATCCCTGATCCTGGCACAGGCATAGCAGCCTGGACCTGCTGCGGGAGGGTGCACCCCAGATGTGGGTACAGCTggagaaattactttctttccctctgctcttttcttgcctttctcattgtttcattgcctcttttcaTTATGCCCACTgtttacatcttttaaaattcacCTTTAAAGAGCTCTTAAAAGAGTTCAACTAGTTTTAAAGAAGTACAACTCATATAAGGTCTTTCCcacagcttctttttcctttttcctcagcCCTCTATACCCTCTGCCCATCTCTTCAGAAGATGCATGGGGAACCAGGAAAAGAATAAGTAGAGAGTTAAAGATCCTGACGGCTAGTCCTGACAGCTTGGTTCTGGTTCCCCACAGCTAAGTGTTTCAACAGACTCAACAAAAAACACTGACATAGTGAAGCAAGTCCACTGAGAGCCACCAAGGTGGTGGGAGATGTGGGTTCTTGACATGTGAGGGGAGTTGGAAAGAATTGTGTTTATTCAACCTGAGGAAGAACATGCAAAGGGATTTTACCCCAAACTTCAACCACCTAACAGCAGGGCATAGAGCAGATGAGCCTGGACTTTTCTCAGAGTGCACAGAGATAAGatggaaggcaaaaaaaacacaaatagcAGCAAGAGAATATGTTGCCACAGGCTTGCAAGGGCCACCGCTGCAACGGATAATGTTCCCTGCTATGGATCAGGAGGCTACAGGCTGGGCTTTTTGTGGAAGTCCTTATCTGTAGTCAGCTGTCCTTGCCTTTCTGGAGAGGAACTGGGACCAAAAGTGGTACCCAGAGGTGGAGCCACAGCTGGAATGTCCACTAATCCTGTCATCATTACAGACATAGGATGAGGGAAGTCTGAAGCTATCCAGATACTTCTGAAGACTGGTCCAGCAACGAAAGACCACTCTGCCATGGTTCATTTACTGCCCTTCTTCAGTGCTATGGGGTACAGAGTGGGAGGGCAAAAACAAGTGCCTGTGAGACAGGCCACCTCACAGTGCTACCCAACGGACACAGGACATCCTGACCCCGGTGTGACTTGAACACACAGCCTTCTGATCTGGAGTCAGATGCGCTACCATTGCGCCACAAGGTCAGGGCTAGGAGATGTCTTTCCCACATGTCATCCTGGATTTTAAGGCCATGGGCTGTTCTTTGAGAGAAGGGAATttttgatttgtctgacaaagGAAGGGGAACACCTCTGTCAGTTGCCTTGTAAGCCTGAAAGGAGGGCTCTAAATGAGGTACTTCAGAGGAGGGAGGCCAAAACATGACCAAtgc
It contains:
- the LOC121090732 gene encoding gallinacin-10-like; amino-acid sequence: MRILYVLFAVLFLLLQAVSGSADPIFADTAECRSQGNFCRVGACPPTFTASGSCHGGLLKCCSK